The nucleotide window atagcaacatactaaacgatcgggtgctaagctaatggaatgggtcatgtcaatcagatcattcaactaatgatgtgatcccgttaatcaaatgacaactctttgtccatgggtaggaaacataaccatctttgattaacgagctagtcaagtagaggcatactagtgacactctgtttgtctatgtattcacacatgtattatgtttccggttaatacaattctagcatgaataataaacttttatcatgatacaaggaaataaataataactttattattgcctctagggcatatttccttcacttatgCTTGATAGACTCCCTCTCAACGTCGCCGAGCACAACCTCCACCGACTCTGGCATCATCTTCATGTTCTCCAGATCGTTCCTCAGTTTCCTGTGCAGCTTGATCTTGCCTGAAATGGTAGAATTGATCTCGCCACCTTGATGACTGCCGAGGCGAGCATGCCCCCGAGTGCCACCTCGGCCGTCGACATGGCTTGTGCCTGTCGAGTTGGGCTGTCTGCGAATAGTGGATTCGTCATTGAAGCTCCGACCCTTATCAATGTAACAAAGCATTGGAAGCAAAAAAAACAAATCAGCAACTACAGAATCAATCATGACCTGTTTTACAGAATACAGATATcacacacttgcaaataatcaAGTCAATTAATAATATTTATAAAAGCTTAGACAAAAGGGAGTTGCCCACCTGCTCCATCAAGCATAATactttcatgaatatatttgaaAGGGGTTCTCTTCTCTATTACAATATGTCATTTGATGCACTGTTAAGTGTTCGAAAGCAACTTGAAGAATTTGAATTTCCTTGCAAAGCTATAAATGATGGTCTTTGGCTTCAGGTTAGTCTATCCCTGTAAAATGGGCTTTTTCCCCTATAAATGCTTTTTTCCCTGTAAGACCATCTCTGAAACTTTGCTGATTTGTTAATGCAGATGCTCCTGTGCCACAGAGTGCAAGCAATAGTTCCTGATACTTGCAGAAATTGTTGCCTTACAAGTAATTCTTGTGACTACAGGCAGGAGCATGATAGGACAAGTGCTTCAGGAACTGAAGGTAGTATCTGCCTTGCAGATGCCCAAGGCGATGGGAATGGTATGTTTAGTCCTGTGCGTGTTAACGTAAGAGGAGCAGCTGATGGACTTGCTGGCATTGGGAGAGGAAACTCAAATGTGCCTGGTGCTGCTTGGGCTCCTACGCGTCATAACGAAGCAACATTCAGAATTTAGTTACATGGCCACTGTGGAAAGCTGATGTGCTTCGTCAGATATTTTTACAGTTTCCAACTAGTAACCAGAACTGAAGAGCAATGGAAGCCTTGCCTTTGCAAGGAAGAAGGTAGAGTAAGAGATATGGACCTGTAGACGGTGCTGCGCCGGGCTCTCCACAAATCCGGACTGGATTATGTAGACGTTGGGGACGACCTCCTCCGGGCGCGGCTGCTCCCTCTCCTCGACGGCATGGGCGGACTACATGCCGACGTCAGCGAGGGGACGTGGTTGCGCGGGCCCGTGGAGATATCTTCCCCGCGCCTGGAGCTCGTCCGGCGACGCCGCTTAATATGCCACCACCACGACCATCCGGATCCTCCTGCGCTGGACGCCGATCTGGTCGAGGACTCATCTATGAGGAGAGGAGCGAGGAGGAGAAGGCGCAGGAGAAGCGGCTGAGCCGGCGGCGCAGCGACCTGGGAGAGGAGGAGGCAAGCGGAGAGGGGATCGACAGATTGGGGACGAAGCGTGCAGGGCTAgattttcttttccttttctccCAGCGCTGCACACTAAATTGGACGGATTTACCCTTTTAGAAAATGATTAGCCCCACCATAATCTTGTAATGGTCCCACAATTATTTGTAATTTCATGTAATTTTAGTCTAGTAACTCCCGGTAACTCCTATTTCTCCACCGTTTGATCATAGTGAACAGACGGTCCCTAAAATCGCCAATCACTGTAATAGTTGTATTATATTTTATTATAATATCTATAGCTCATTAtaaaattttaaattttgaatttgacATACGAATCACCAATCTTAAACGGTTGTTTTCCCTCAAACATAGGTCAAGAAGGCCTAATTGTTCTTCCCAGTACACTAACACAAATATTTACGATTATTTGCATTTTGGAAACTTCGAATGGAACTAAAAATATGAATCATCAATCTTAAAAGTTGTTTTGTCCAAACAATTGGTCAAAACGCTAATAAACCCCCCCAATTCATCGCTAGGAAAATTTAAGGGTTTTACTAGATTTTATGACTTTTGGACATTTGGATTTTAAACTGAAGAAATGATAAACCAATCCTGAAAAGTCGTTTTCTCCTATCCACTAGGCAAAAGGATCTAAGACTTTCCCCAATGGGAACAGTTATGATATTTTTTAGAAACTTTGAATTTTATGTTGAAAACATGTATGAGCAACTCAAACAATTGTTTCTCTCAAAACTTTTCTATTTCATTACTGACATTTGTGATTTGCAAGATTTTTATATTTTTCTAAAAACATGGAACTTTGAGCTAATTTCTTTGAATAAGCGACCTAACAACATTTTTCTGCACGTGGATTATTCATGTGAAAAGTTTCCAAGCTGTTGTGCCCACCTATAGAAAGCCATAAGTACCAGCCCAGTATGTTAATGTGTTTCGAAGACTGTGAAGTTGGTATAAATACTCCATTTGAATTAGTTATGTAAGTAAAAAAATCTTTAAAATCTGTAGTTTTGCCAAAAAGCAGAACTTTTTTTTGGAAATTTAATTTAAATGTGTGCAGAAAATCATGAATAATAAATACATAGGAATGAATTGAGAATATAGTGACGTGCAGCGCAACACATCACACTTAATTAAAATTAGCGTGTGCTCCCCGATATTTAGCTCAAGTTTGAACTGCATATATACCGGGGCAGCACACAAATTTTACATTCAATCCAGACAGGCCTAAATATGTCAATCCGCAGCTCGAAGATAAATAAATAGGTACATCAGTACTCTAATAGTAATTTGGTGAAATGGTGTAGACACCCGAATGAATTAGTCAACATTCAAACAACAACAGATAAATAAATAGGTCCATCAGCCTGCATATCACCGTGGAGACACCAGGAGCCATGGCGTGGCGTCCAGGAAGAGCTCTTCGTCACTCGTCAGCGCGCCCTGGGTCGCCGGGACTCCCGCACGGCCGCCGCCTTGGCCTTGGTCTCGGCGAGCTCGGCCTTCACCTTGCGCAGCTCCGCCCGCAGCTCGTCGGCGTCCCTCAGCCTCTCCTCGAGCTCCAGAGCGTAGCCCAGCGAGAACGCCACCTCGTTCGCTGTCTACAGGACAAGGTCCAGACCGGCATCGGCATGCATGTGTGTCAGTCCAGACTCCAGATCAACAAACAAATCATGCTGGAATCGAATGCTCAGCAAGCGCATGGATGATTCGTAAGTAAATTCACCTCACCTGGAGCAGCGACACGTAGCTCGAGGCGACGACGTCGGCCGGCCTGGACGCCGCGTGCTCGCGCTGCCGCTCCGGCGTGACGATGCCCTGCAGCAGCTGCCTCGCCGCCTTCCAGCCGCTCCTGTCCCCGTCGTCGCAGCCGTGGTGTTGCTTCCCGTGTTTGGCCGTGGTGGTGGTCCGTGCCTTCCGGAGATGCGGGGAGAAGCCCGGCGGGAAAGAGAGATATCCCGACGCTGAGCTCTCGCCGTTTGCATGGTGCTCCGGCCGCTTCCGCTTCTTCTCTTTTCGGGACCACGACGGCGCACTGGGCGACGGCGCATCGCAGTCCGGCTCGCTCTTCACCGTGGACTCCTCCGCTGGCGCGTGCGCCGCTCTTTTCAGAAGTTCACCTTGAGGAGTAGGCGTCGCCGTCGGCGGTGAGAGTGCCCCGATGATCTTGGCCGCGGCCAAGTTGCTGTCGCGGAGATACGCCGTGAGATCGATCGGGGAACCACCGCGAGCGCGCAGCACGCTCGCCACCACGGCCTTCTCCGGGCCGGTGAGCGACGGATCAGACGTGGCGGACCTGAATGGCCTCCCCCACTGAACGGGGCACGGCCACGGCGCCGACGACGACGACATGAAGAAGAACTCCTCCTTCCACCCCGCGTTCTTGGCCTTCGTCGG belongs to Triticum urartu cultivar G1812 chromosome 7, Tu2.1, whole genome shotgun sequence and includes:
- the LOC125524362 gene encoding uncharacterized protein LOC125524362, producing the protein MAFSSPTSSSWSPEHAKPTRVRAPPTERAHDGGDEEDDDVSPWRDASRVRTVEALRAICRKYSIPDGFTPLLAGDRSARAPPPPGSVCMFVDALEAGMRLPLHPFFGVVLDHFGIAPAQLAPNGWRALAGFVVLSHFAGTPPSLPVFRHFFSLVAFPHRPHSLRGKDATGAGLLFRPTKAKNAGWKEEFFFMSSSSAPWPCPVQWGRPFRSATSDPSLTGPEKAVVASVLRARGGSPIDLTAYLRDSNLAAAKIIGALSPPTATPTPQGELLKRAAHAPAEESTVKSEPDCDAPSPSAPSWSRKEKKRKRPEHHANGESSASGYLSFPPGFSPHLRKARTTTTAKHGKQHHGCDDGDRSGWKAARQLLQGIVTPERQREHAASRPADVVASSYVSLLQTANEVAFSLGYALELEERLRDADELRAELRKVKAELAETKAKAAAVRESRRPRAR